In one Halorubrum sp. CBA1229 genomic region, the following are encoded:
- a CDS encoding DUF5518 domain-containing protein, which translates to MVPDDSSPTGDARSDDDAQSDDDTRSDANDARTRRDTDDGIATDRDGPNAGSDGLLSPGDDAPAEAADLLLYGVLGGVVGSVLSFVPFATVLGGAAAGYLCGGTSADGLKTGAVAGLVMTLPFVAMVAFMLFLFGFAGAPAEFGIFAVLVVGIGAAYTLGSGVIGGYLGHYLRGRL; encoded by the coding sequence ATGGTCCCCGACGACTCCTCCCCCACCGGCGACGCGCGGAGCGACGACGACGCCCAGAGCGACGACGACACCCGGAGCGACGCCAACGACGCGCGGACCCGACGCGATACAGACGACGGCATCGCCACGGATCGAGACGGCCCGAACGCCGGCTCGGACGGGCTCCTCTCCCCCGGTGACGACGCGCCCGCGGAGGCCGCCGACCTCCTCCTCTACGGCGTGCTGGGCGGGGTCGTCGGCTCGGTGCTGTCGTTCGTCCCCTTCGCCACCGTCCTCGGCGGCGCGGCCGCCGGCTACCTCTGCGGCGGCACGTCCGCGGACGGGCTCAAGACGGGCGCGGTCGCGGGCCTCGTGATGACGCTGCCGTTCGTCGCGATGGTCGCCTTCATGCTCTTTCTGTTCGGGTTCGCCGGAGCGCCGGCCGAGTTCGGGATATTCGCCGTCCTCGTGGTCGGAATCGGCGCCGCCTACACCCTCGGCTCGGGCGTGATCGGCGGCTACCTCGGACACTACCTCCGCGGCCGGCTGTAG
- a CDS encoding protein sorting system archaetidylserine decarboxylase produces MARNPPLARVLPFPVVDEAWRLALAPALLGAATLPLLPPVGAGLLALAFGVLWFHRDPDRDTPDAEGVVVAPADGTVSVVREEGSRLRVGVFMNVTDVHVNRAPIAGEVREVRHRPGANRPAFSKESDRNEQVAIDFGEYELLVIAGWFARRIHPSVEPGDAVERGERVGHVSFGSRADVICPADIDEDDLLVREGDAVRAGETIIAERD; encoded by the coding sequence ATGGCCCGGAATCCGCCGCTCGCGCGCGTCCTCCCGTTCCCCGTCGTCGACGAGGCGTGGCGGCTCGCGCTCGCGCCCGCCCTCCTCGGGGCCGCGACGCTCCCCCTCCTCCCGCCGGTCGGCGCCGGGCTGCTCGCGCTCGCGTTCGGGGTCCTCTGGTTCCACCGCGACCCCGACCGGGACACCCCGGACGCCGAGGGGGTCGTCGTCGCGCCCGCAGACGGCACCGTCTCGGTCGTGCGCGAGGAGGGGAGCCGCCTGCGAGTGGGCGTGTTCATGAACGTCACCGACGTCCACGTGAACCGCGCGCCGATCGCGGGCGAGGTCCGGGAGGTCCGGCACCGCCCCGGCGCGAACCGGCCCGCGTTCAGCAAGGAGTCCGACCGCAACGAGCAGGTCGCGATCGACTTCGGCGAGTACGAGCTGCTGGTCATCGCCGGCTGGTTCGCCCGTCGGATCCACCCCAGCGTGGAGCCCGGGGACGCCGTCGAGCGCGGCGAGCGCGTCGGCCACGTCTCGTTCGGCTCCCGCGCCGACGTAATCTGCCCCGCCGACATCGACGAGGACGACCTCCTCGTGCGCGAGGGCGACGCCGTCCGCGCGGGCGAGACGATCATCGCCGAGCGGGACTGA
- a CDS encoding HVO_2922 family protein, which yields MPEETIHESKQSRSRQALATYFRRIARALGRGEPVPIDDAGTVTVDPAAESNIEVELERADGTVHFEVEMEFDDEEGAVDVDAAASRGTFELYADSAEQWRWRLVHDNGNIIADGSEGYADKRDAKSGIESVQRNAPGAHVIDVDRDEEAPEEGGSDAVFELFRDKGDKYRWRLRHGNGNIIADGGQGYASKQKAKQGLNSVKSNASGAAVEELDGDEPAEGGEE from the coding sequence ATGCCCGAAGAAACGATCCACGAGTCGAAGCAGTCGCGAAGCCGACAGGCGCTGGCGACCTACTTCCGGCGCATCGCGCGAGCGCTCGGCCGCGGCGAGCCGGTTCCGATCGACGACGCCGGGACGGTTACGGTCGATCCCGCCGCCGAGTCCAATATCGAGGTCGAACTCGAACGCGCGGACGGCACCGTCCACTTCGAGGTGGAGATGGAGTTCGACGACGAGGAGGGCGCGGTCGACGTCGACGCCGCCGCGAGCAGGGGGACCTTCGAGCTGTACGCCGACAGCGCCGAGCAGTGGCGCTGGCGGCTCGTCCACGACAACGGGAACATCATCGCCGACGGCAGCGAGGGGTACGCCGACAAGCGCGACGCGAAGTCGGGGATCGAGAGCGTCCAGCGAAACGCGCCGGGCGCGCACGTGATCGACGTCGACCGCGACGAGGAAGCGCCGGAGGAGGGCGGGAGCGACGCCGTCTTCGAGCTGTTCAGGGACAAGGGCGACAAGTACCGCTGGCGGCTCCGCCACGGCAACGGCAACATCATCGCCGACGGCGGGCAGGGGTACGCCTCCAAACAGAAGGCGAAACAGGGACTCAACAGCGTGAAGTCGAACGCGTCGGGCGCCGCGGTCGAAGAGCTCGACGGCGACGAACCGGCCGAGGGCGGCGAGGAGTAA
- a CDS encoding DNA primase: MDALDAKYPFFAAAREAVADAAVSLPELVAADAPAVERGRERVERALMDGTVESESGAFPGESAYDVQAELLSYPIARILVSLLDSEPAIEKYAAAEAATAVDRIRDDLATDGELRSVSTPTVALDGVLAEFDLADAVRPEPAGSRLEAGGAAGTGTPGAGSPGRDPAHYWIDAGPYLRLTSPSWGPSWRLVNRALADGAVRVSREELLDALEAAVEERVREGLPFELAAGEGIAAELEDGVADLKRLLSERSYTGPVDVVAPELFPPCMTNLIEKAERDADLSPPESFALMAFLVGIGMTPDEVVTFCADTSLDAEGIRYQTEYLKDDRGTQYPPPTCETLANYGICHNEEDHMQVAADPLAYYEKRVAAADEIIDWRDREGGGEEVKGAEAGETAESGETK, encoded by the coding sequence ATGGACGCGCTCGACGCCAAGTACCCGTTCTTCGCGGCCGCCCGCGAGGCCGTCGCCGACGCCGCGGTGTCGCTGCCGGAGCTCGTCGCGGCCGACGCGCCCGCCGTCGAGCGGGGCCGCGAGCGCGTCGAGCGCGCCCTGATGGACGGGACGGTCGAGTCCGAGAGCGGGGCGTTCCCCGGGGAGTCCGCGTACGACGTGCAGGCGGAGCTACTGTCGTATCCCATCGCGCGGATCCTCGTCTCGCTGCTCGACTCCGAGCCCGCCATCGAGAAGTACGCCGCCGCGGAGGCCGCGACCGCGGTCGACCGGATCCGCGACGACCTCGCGACCGACGGCGAGCTGCGGTCGGTGTCGACGCCGACGGTCGCCCTCGACGGCGTGCTCGCCGAGTTCGACCTCGCCGACGCGGTGCGCCCGGAGCCGGCGGGGAGCAGGTTGGAGGCGGGCGGAGCGGCCGGAACGGGAACGCCCGGCGCCGGGTCCCCCGGCCGCGACCCCGCCCACTACTGGATCGACGCGGGACCGTACCTCCGGCTCACGTCGCCCTCGTGGGGGCCCTCGTGGCGGCTCGTCAACCGCGCGCTCGCCGACGGCGCGGTGCGCGTCTCCCGCGAGGAGCTGCTGGACGCGCTGGAGGCCGCGGTGGAAGAGCGGGTGCGCGAGGGGCTCCCGTTCGAGCTGGCCGCCGGCGAGGGGATCGCCGCGGAGCTGGAGGACGGGGTCGCCGACCTCAAGCGCCTCCTCTCCGAGCGGAGCTACACCGGGCCGGTCGACGTCGTCGCCCCCGAGCTGTTCCCGCCGTGCATGACGAACCTGATCGAGAAGGCCGAGCGCGACGCCGACCTCTCGCCGCCGGAGTCGTTCGCGCTGATGGCGTTCCTCGTCGGGATCGGGATGACGCCGGACGAGGTGGTGACGTTCTGCGCCGACACGAGCCTCGACGCGGAGGGGATCCGCTACCAGACGGAGTATTTAAAAGACGACCGCGGCACGCAGTACCCGCCGCCCACCTGCGAGACGCTGGCGAACTACGGGATCTGTCACAACGAGGAGGACCACATGCAGGTGGCCGCCGACCCCCTCGCGTACTACGAGAAGCGGGTCGCGGCCGCCGACGAGATCATCGACTGGCGGGACCGCGAAGGCGGAGGAGAAGAGGTGAAAGGGGCGGAAGCGGGCGAGACCGCGGAATCGGGCGAAACGAAATAA